The Thermodesulfobacteriota bacterium genome contains a region encoding:
- a CDS encoding phage tail protein I: MSEPADLLPPNATPQERALARAAARVSEVPVPVAALWNPATCPAALLPWLAWALSVDHWESGWSEAVKRAAIGESLGLHAKKGTPWAVERAFVVAGAPNATVVEWWEYAGDPYRFQVEIDLAENEVTLELERRLLATVDAWKNVRSWMDGIVYRVACAGPVPSFAQGLHASEVTTLYPPAP, translated from the coding sequence ATGAGTGAGCCGGCGGATCTCTTGCCCCCCAACGCCACGCCCCAGGAACGCGCGCTGGCGCGGGCGGCGGCGCGGGTAAGCGAGGTGCCGGTGCCGGTGGCTGCCCTGTGGAACCCGGCCACGTGCCCGGCGGCGCTTCTGCCCTGGCTCGCCTGGGCGCTCTCGGTGGACCACTGGGAGAGCGGGTGGAGCGAGGCGGTGAAGCGCGCGGCCATCGGCGAGAGCCTGGGGCTGCATGCCAAGAAGGGCACGCCCTGGGCCGTGGAGCGGGCCTTCGTGGTGGCGGGGGCGCCCAACGCCACGGTGGTGGAGTGGTGGGAGTACGCAGGCGACCCCTACCGTTTTCAGGTGGAGATCGACCTGGCGGAAAACGAGGTGACGCTCGAGCTCGAACGCCGGCTGCTGGCCACGGTGGACGCCTGGAAAAACGTGCGCTCGTGGATGGACGGCATCGTGTACCGGGTGGCGTGCGCCGGGCCGGTGCCGAGCTTCGCCCAGGGCCTGCACGCCTCGGAAGTGACGACGCTGTATCCCCCCGCACCCTGA